CGCCAGAGGAAGGATGCAAGCTTCCACCTTTTTGCTGAAGCACAAGCTGACATTCCTGATTTGTATACAGGGCGGAGTTCTGCattctttttattgctgtgaGTGTTGACAGTGATGACAGTTCTTACAGGAGAGACAGTTCTTTGATCATGTGTGTCACTCGCTATGAGGAGGAAACTTGcattaaattattattgtaaGGGACTTGACTTAGGAGAGCTGGTAGAGTGAATGGACGTAAAAATTCTGATCCATCTGCCactttcttggggaaaaaaaaagtctgtgttaCAATACAAGTTATAAAGCAACTATGGTGTAAATAGCTGTAGATGGatccaaagcaaaacagaaaaaaaaatgtttgctttactACTTTAGAGAAAAACCTAGAATTACTAAAAATTGCCCAATCTTATTCACAAACAGTTGTATCAGCACAACTAAGAGAAGCACAGCACTGTGGTATAAGGGTGGAAACTCCACACACACAGGCAGAGTACTCATTCTGTTAATCCACAGCCAAAGAAGTGCAGTACACTTaacagaatttaattaaaatttccaAAGAATCCATTCTTGTCGTGGTCAGTTCATTTTGAGTTAGGGGAGAGTAATTGTTCCTAAGTAGTTTGCCTGCAGCAATAGAACAGAATTCAGGAATTTCTTGTTTATGAGTTCCTCATAAATTACCGAATCAGTCACATGGCTTTATAAAGTAAAGAGTATTAGCTGCAAAATGTTAGTTGCTAAAGGTAATGAAATTAGTATGAAGAGCTTGCCGTTCAAGAACTATCTcgtaatttctttttgttcctgtttacCAGATTGTTAAACAACATATTTAATGCCTAAGGGAATCTCCTATCTCactattccttccttcctagtAGCTTTACAGATTTCCGTGAATGAAACAACAGATTTCAGATGTTGATTTCCTCACTTAGTTTCATTGCAGCCATCTGGTGGTGACATCACACATAATCACCTGTGTCTAACAAGCACCTGATAGTTCTTCTTTGGGGACTGAAATGAAAGtacaatacacacacacaccagctcAATATCAGGGTGTATTTGTACTTCAGTGATTTACTATCATGATTAAGATACACAGGAGACGACTTCAGCTGTTTTAGTTAATTTAGATCATTTCCTGCAACTTTACTCATCCTCCCCATTAACATGaatacacatttgttttttttttcctgaggtagACATTAAAGAGGTTAAGTAGGTTGGGCCCTGTGACTAATGATTCCTTGGCTCTGActgtattttgttcttctaGAGTATTCCATGACACTTTATTAGCATGCAGGGGATACTCTGAGATTCTCAGCTGTAAGACAAGACTTAGAAATTCACGTTCTAGAAATCTCATAGCTTCATGAAGAGAAACTGTGGCTGTAAGACTGAGCTTCaagctaaaaatacagaactaaaatggtaaaaaaaaaaaaaaaaaaaaaaaagacaaccacATCTTGCATTAGCATTGTCATTATGTTAGACTCTGGTTCTGAATTTTCATGTTCTGCAttgattaagaaaaaacacaacacaacaccGCAAAACTTGGTCAAGGTGATGCTGCAGTAATTGAATGAGGCTGTTCAAACTCTGTAAGAGTTCGTTGTTCCACTAACGCTGCAAAAGCTTGGTTTTGTTATTGCCAGTGCCTTATCACAGGCAACAAATGAAAAGTGCAATTGGGAACTACTTCACTACACAAAGTGTGAATTTAATCCTCTCCTTTTAGAAATGTCAGCAATATAAACAGGCAGCAGCTAAATGAACACACCACAATCTGACAATAAGCAGTAAATATTTCCTCTACCAGTGCTGAGTTGTGAATGATGGTTAGTATTACCTACATGGACAAAACCCCTGGTTTTAAATGGTTATTTGCATACAAAATGAGCACATTCAAAAAACCCACATTCTAAAATGAGTATTCACTGCAGAGACAGTGTTTTGTAGCGCTTCTCCACCTAGGGCTACATTACAGATGCCAGTGCTGCAAGTAAACTGATTACTCCTTTCACACCTCACAGTAAATAAGTGGGACTTAAAATGCCTTGTCTaactttcctcttttgtctTCTATGCTGTAGTGTATACTTCAGCACTGAGGAACAGAAAGCGTATCAATAGTACTACATGTATCACCTTATGGGTGTGTTGGTTTCTACTTTTGAGTCAAGCACCTGACTGTCAGTTTcctcaagtgaaaaaaaatgaaagatacaCAGCAATTTTACTTCCCTTACCCTTTGCAGAGATTGGTCTGCTAAGGATCACAAATAGGAAGGAGTATTCTGAAACAGTCATAGAAATTTACAACAGAAATACAACAATGGAAGAcccagctgcagacagcattAATTTCCAGCAGAAAGTGCAATTTCAATAACCCAGCACCGTTTCCCATGTGTACTTCCTTTTCCTATTAGACAATGAAGCAAGTCAGATGCGTTAGAATTGAAGTAGGTGAAGTTTACCTAAAAGTGCAGTTAACTGTGCTCCAGGGGCAGTTTTGCAAAAGCTCCTCTTGCTTTTCCATTAACATCTAAGAGACCGGATAGCATTTTGATGTAGCTCAGTTCCACTGTGCTAGGTTCTATAGCTAAGGAGAAGCACATCCTGAAGTGATTCATGTTTTTTCCCTAGCTTGTTTTCCTCAGCTCTGTAATTGAAAATTGCTAAAGCATTATTTGAAGTACGTGTAGTATCTTAGGAACTAACTCAGTGATCATAAATTTGCATCACAAGTGCACATATAGCTTCTTACCTGGCATAAATTTTCAATCTGAACCACTCATTAACTATTACCACAATTATGACCCACCCTGTAATCACCACTGGCTAATATCTGTCAATTTGAGGTTcccttttctactttttattttttgttcccttctttTAGAGGCTTTTGGTtttatgtaaagaaagaaacggtaaagaaatttctcatttgtttttttgggggttAGAAAACACAGCAAGGGCAGAAACATTgaaaactcacagaaaaaaTGGACTTGATGGGGAAAGAATCAGATAAACCATACTGAGGGAAGATGCGGAACAAGGAAGAGAGGAACTGTGGAAGAGAGGTCAAGAATGAATGAAAGATAGCTATCTATTCATTTCAAATCAAGTGAGTAACGCTATACCAacctttagggaaaaaaaaagccaccacctGAAACTGACACAGCTCATGTCAGTATTAGCACTGACTAgagttttcagagaaatacGATCAGTAATTTTACTCTTAATAGGTGTAGATACCAAGCTGAAGCAGAAGTATAAATTCTGTAGAAATTAAAGGCAACGAGTATTTGGAATGTTTACCATGCCGTCATCAAGCAAGATTATCAAGCTCGTGACTATTCAAATACGAAGTATTTAAGTTACAGCCAGATATTACAGTAAGAGAAATTGAAACACAAAACCTTAATCAAGCTGAAAGATTTAAGATGTTTCAGTGATGTAGTTAAAAAGATGCACGTAAGCACGAAGTCATTAAAATGACTTAGGCCTCTTAATCTTCTCAAAAGCAGATTAAGCTAAACTTAAAACATGACAAagtgaaattttgattttatgcaCTATGTATTCTTGGTATGGATGTTCAGTATGTACAGTTCTGAAAACTAATTTTCGTAATGTTTTTGCATCCCCAAAATATTGCACTGCAAGCTGACAAAAAGCTGCCAGTTACATCATCACATTTGGCACACTCagttaagatatttttaaaggcaatggAGTATTTCAAAGGTTCTAACTGAAAAGATGCTATTAAAAGTGGCATAATGCTTTTATATGAAATGTTGGCTAATTCTATTAAGTTTAATtacagaaattcctttttttttttttttttccaaagtactATTGTAAAAGCTTTTATGTGGAACGtggaagaactgcagaaaacaaacatatacactaaaaattaattttcaatacACTCCAGTATACTGTGTCCAAcatgtttaatttcttgttGTTCAACAGATTTATTCTAAGTACAGAAGTATATCAGGTACAGTTTTAGAATTAACTTCCCTATGGTGGTAACTTGCTTCATGTACAGTAAAGATGATCAAACACCAAATTCATTCTCCAAGAAGAGATCTTTAATGATGGTCAGAAGACTCTGAAACAAAGACATGATTTAGACTGTTCAAACAGTAGAGTAAACCAATTCAAGAACATAGTTCAGAACCTAGAATAGACAACTGTATCGAAATCTGAGCATAATATTCGGCAGGTTCAACTGCCCTGATAAATAAATCTACCACACCAAACTAAATGTACAACAAACTTAGCTAATAGTAAGAATCctttttcacacattttaaaatgctattgcAGCAAACTCTTCCGCAGGTTTGGTATGGTTATTGGTATTGGTTATTTGTAATTACAGTTTATTTATGCTATTATCCTTAAGTCTAGAATTATTGTCACtaattacatatataaaatataaataatgtttgCATATACAAATTCAACTGGGAGCAAATGACCTATCTATAATGGTACAGAAAGTAACCTGAGTTATAGCAGCTCATGACAAATAAGAGGGTATTATATAGTTAATACTTACTATCTGCCACTGCTTTTTTGcctagaaggaaagaaaaaacaaaacaagctgaacaattacacttaaaaaaaaaatcctgtttatattttacagaTAAATTTCAGTTAGATTACTCAACTCACGATTTCCTGAGTGtgaatgagatttaaaaaagcaTACAAGATGTACTTTTTATGGTACATTTCCataaacattatatatatatatatatataaattatttttaatcaaccAAGATTCTATGCATTTAGAATTCATAGCCATCAAGACTCCCACTATAATTTGAGGAAAATTTATACAGAATGGTAGTTTtgcattgtgtgtgtgtgtatatatatatatacgcaaAACTGAAGAATGTAAACTGAAGTAGTAACAATACCGTTTACCTTAAAatcttttgtaattaaaatagcTTATTTCACATTCCCATTTTAATTGTTCTCCTAAAAGACTGATTTATAGTGACCAGAcataaatatatggaaaaaatttTTTCGTAAGGCAGGCAGTCATAAGAGGCTGTgcaatctccatccttggagggACTCATTTGAATTCTGACTGGTGCTATCAGCAACTTGATCTAACTACTTTGAGCAGTGGTTTGGATCAGGTGACCTAAAGAAGTCCCTTGCAGCCAAAGTTATTCTACAACATACGGTTCTATAAgtaaatgtattaaatacaaaactgaaCCCTAAACCTCAGGAAGGGCTACAGCtattaaaagctattttcactttaaattaaTGCTTAGCTTACACTTCCTCCATATCAAGCTTCTTATAATTCTTAGTGACAGGTAGTAAAGGGATTGGCTTGGAAATTTTTCAGCATAGCCCAAATCAAAGAATAGGACCTTCAAGATACCATAATCTGTTGTAATCTTCTGCTTCGCGGGACCTGACCCACTCAAATGTACTAGCTTTACATTAgatgttctatttttttctctaagaaagAGATCCAGCATCaccaaataaaacacaattcaATGATCAGTGATGTGATGTACCTCATACTTTAAGGTGCATCAGCCCAAAATTATAGTACTTAATACAGTTCGCATGGGAAACCGTTCTTAaagttgcattatttttttttttgcaaatattaagaaaaaaaaatcaaagttctAGTTCAAAACAACCTCACATTCACTCAGGCAAAATCTAGAGAATCCTCTGGCTATGCATTTCAAATtagatgtgtgttttttaaaaccagtgtctacattatttaatattcataaaGCAGGCACAGTTACACTAGTTTATGAATGATTTTGTTAGCGTAGCCTTCTACACTAACATATTAAACTTTTATGGCAAAAACTTGGCCTTAAGGAAAAGTGTTACTTTCTTATTTGCTAGATATGTTGAAGGACAGTTTGAGCTGTTGTGGACAATCATTTTATAAACCATGATTTTAATTAACAGCCAATGaagattaaaatgtttaacTTACCACCATATGAAATTTTGTAATAGGTATAAGCTGTTAATGCTATACCGACCCATACTTCTTGATAAATTGTAGAGAAGTAGAACCTCATGGCTCTCCATGACTTTGGAATCATGGCTTGCACCATCTGAAAGGTAATAAGAAGTTCTGCAATGAGAAGTTTTGTAACTATATTCTTACCTGctatatatgtatgtgcatgtacTTATATATACACTTTTATACATCTGTGTGTTATGCATACCAAAGTAGTATATACGTGCATTTGTACTTTAGatgtatatctatatatatattctttatatgTATTATACacttatatacacacacacacacacacacctaatACATCATCATCAGCAATTTATGGGTTTGAAAAAATAATCCCCCAACATGCAAAAGTACTTATTCCAAAGTAAAGCAttgaaaattcagaattaagGTTATAACTTAACAGgctaacacacacaaaaatgtattcCAGCTGATGAAAGGACTCAAAGATGATCAACAGAACATTTGCACAGCAGCAGTACGTAGGCTCCTCTCCCTTTATCggtgactttttgtttgtttccagactCTCTCAGGAGCAAAACCTTGTTCCACACAAGCTAGACAGACTCTTTCCTTACACTACCAAGTCAGTTTCCCTCCCTCGCCCACATCTACCATGTCTCCCAACACGGTAATTTCTACTCAAAATAGCAAAACACAAGATAAGCTACTAAATTCAAGATTTATCGTGaatatattacttttaaaatatgtccCGAGAATAGAGAgcctactgattttttttcttctttgtatccAGCTTTGTTAATCAAGGTAAACACAGAAAGCTGTGTaagatatgttttaaaataaaactaactcCCATACAACAGGTTGGCATACCATTTGCACCACATTACACAGCAATACAACATGTTCTACTGTTTTCTACTTAAACAAGCAGAACACTTTACCCAACACAATACAACCCATTATAAACAGTTATATGCGGATATGGATAGTATATGTCAAGCCAGCACCCCAGGAtagaaacagtttttgttttttccaactTCTGTGAGGTCATTCTCACTTATTTCCCAGTGCTAAGTGTAAAGCATCCTTTAGCAACCATCAAGGGTAAAAGGAGACAAGGGCAGCCAATgtcaaaacaagtgaaaaaattTAGATGGTActtaatgaaagcattttcatgGAAATCAATGTATGAATACAGACAAGTCCACGTTTCTTTTTACTAGTTTATGAAGAGACGTCTCAATCCCATTCATATTTCCTGAAATCGTGCTGTGCCTTCACCTGTGCTATTAAGAGCACTGAAAACCACTCTCCCCAAGGTTTTTAGTGtttgttcacagaatcacaacatggccaaggttggaagggaactctggaggtcatccagtccaacctccctgccgagcaggatcacctagagcacgttgcacaggatgacatccaggtgggtttgaatatctccagagaaggagactccacaacctctctgggcaacctgtcccagtgctctgtcacctcacagtacagaagtgccccctcatattgagccaaaacctcctgtgcttcagtttgtgcccgctGCCTCTCATCCTGTGGCTGGGCACAACCGAAAAGAGACTGTTCCCATCTCCTTGATGCCCACCCCTCAGGTGTTTTTATACATTAATGAAGTCTcccttcagtcttcttttccaggctaaacaggcccagctctctcagcctatcCTTGaatgacaggtgctccagtcctctcatcattctcacagccctcctctgaactcactccagtagctccatgtccctcctgcactggggagcccagaactggtcACAGCACTCCAGgcgtggcctcaccagggctgaacCTCAGGGGGaagatcacctccctcgacccGCTGGCAACACCTTTccgaatgcagcccaggacaccgCTGCCTTCTGCTAAGCCACAATGCTGACTCAATGTCACCCCGCTGCCCACCAGGcctcccaggtccctctccgcagagctgctctccagcagcacgCCCCACAGCCCGCACTGCTGCTTGGGGGGCCTTCCCCCAGGGCCTCTGCGGACACAACACTGATGAAACCTCTCCTCAAAACCCCTCCCTACGACAGCGGCATGCCCTTTCTGCTCCCCCCTCCCAAGTACGCCCTCACCACCCCTCggagcgcggccccgcggccctTCCCGCATCGGGGGGCGACGGCAGAGCACGGCCGCCCCCCCTCACCCAGCACctcccgggggctgcccccagccgcCCGCCCGAGGTGCGCCCCGCGGCACCCACCGTTAGGGCCGGGGGGGAGCGCGGCGGCCGCCGAAGGTCACGGAGCGGGGACAACCGCCGGTGCCGCTGCGGGGAACGCCGGGAAGGGGAGGCAGCGGCCCGGCAGGGGCGGCCGCGGCCAGGCAGCGCCCCCTGCAGCTGCGGAGGAGCGGAGCCCGGCTCCCAGCCGCTCCTCCAGGCGCGGGGGAAGGAAGCTGGGCGCCCGGGGAGCGGGCGGCACCGGCAGGCAGCCACCCGCCGGGGCGGGCTGAGGCGGCTCCGCGCCTGGGGGCCGATTCCCTGGGTAAAAGGAGGGACGGGGTGGCGCACCCCGGAACCGGGAGGGGACCGTGCTTCGTACTGTGACTGGGCAGGGAGCGTGCTTCGTGCTGTGACCGGGAGAGGAGCGCGTTTAGCCCCGGGAAGCGCAAACGGGAGCCAACACCCGGCTCTACACCGCTCCGCCCGCTGCCCCCCAACATggcggccgccccccccgcaACGTGGCGGCCACCTCCCCTTagcgccgccgcccggccgaGGCGCCCGGTCACGTGGTGTGGGCAGAGCCAGCCCGAGCGCGGTAAAAGAGCCGCTCGGGGCCGTCGTGCGAGGCCGTGCCGCCGCCATCATGCTGCGGGCGCTGACGGTAGAGCAGATCCGCGACTGGTTCACCGTCGGCAAAACCGTGACCGCTGTCGAGTTTTTGGGGGGCGAAGCGCACACTGGAGCCCCCCGAAGTCCCCTCGGCTGCCCCGATGGCCCTCGGGAGCCGCTGGTGGCCGCGGGGTGAGTGCGGGGCTCCTGGTGGTGAGGGCGAGGGGCTGCGTGTGGGGACGCCTGCGGCGGCTTCCCTCAGTCAGCTCCGTGCCTGAGGTAGCGGCGTGAGCGGTGTGTGTCCTCAGGGCACgtgtgtgcctgcagctgcccttcAGTTCCTTGTGCCTGGCGTGGCTGCAGCTCGGGGTGCTGCTGTTGGCTTCCTGGGCTGCACGGGCTGCCTGCTTCTGGCTTTGCCTCAAAGAGAGCACGAAACTGGCACGTCGAAACGTTTGTCTCCTCTCAGCCCCTCGTGTAAAACCGCTGCTGGTACTACGTTCTGAATTGCCGATGGAGGTCTGCTTTTTATACAAGgagttaaaaaaatgcataaatacataaatggcCAAACTgggggggaatgggctaaagttgtgacagggtaggtttaggttggatattaggaagatcttctttactgaaagggttgttaggcattggaatgggctgcccggggaagtggttgagtcaccatccctggaggtctttaaaagacgtttagatgtagagcttagtgatatggtttagtggaggacttgttgtgttaggtcagaggttggactcagtgatcttggaggtctctttcaacctagatgattctgtcattctgtaaaacatttaaaatgtttcagcgTGGAAAATACGGCTGTGCTCTTTAACTTGCCTGTCATAGGTCCATGTGTCTCCAAGTTAGCCCTTTTATTGTAGCTATTTTATTTGGCTAAAAGCATCACAGGCTGTTTGTTCTGCCCACCAGTTGTGCAGGTGGGAAACATTGGTGCTCTTTGATATTATTACCACTCACCTTTCTGGCAGTGGAATGGTTTGTGTTAGCTGTCTTCTGAGGGCAAAAATATCAGCAGGGTTAGTGTGAGGAGTCGCAGTTCCGCATTGCCTCATGCAAATCATGTAGACCCTAAGTAAAAAGCACTTAAACACTTGTGTTGTCAGACAGTGACTGTCAGCAGGGAAATGATGACTGGCCTACTGCGATGATACTGCTGATTGAGATGAAATCTAGGGCGTAAGCAAAATTCCAGGAAAGTTTGCCTTAGCTGGCTGAGGTGAAGGTTTTCTTTGTGGCATAAGCCAAACATTCCTTTCGAATATGTCTAACTTCTTGAGCTTGTCTTCCTGTTCTTTCTGCCTTTATTCTTTCTAtgcttttctctgctatttAACTAAAGAGTACATTTGCACTTTAGTCTgatgaaaatattcatattctGTAAAATTACCTCTcgattctgtatttaaaaaataaattgacaaAGTAAGGTGTTAGTGGACCACGTTTCTTCAACCTTTggataattttttcctttgtcaccTCCAGTTTCCAGTTtggtttctctccttttctccccatttgTTGCTGCTACAACTGGATATAGTAGCCTAGTATATGTTTAATCAGTAAAAGGTGTGTGAAAGTAAGCAAgactttctgtgcttttgcttaGCATTGGGCTGGGAAATAATTGACTGTGATGCCTagatattttgttattattcaGTAACTGCCTTTTAGCATGTTTTAGTGGTGGTCCTCGTTTCTGGAATTGGAAGTCTGCATTTGCTTGTATTAAAGTGAAATGTATGAACAATGGAGAAGCTGTATCAGTGGTCACTGTGCTTTTgacacacacacccacacacacccTTACCTGCAGCCTCCATGTTTTGATGATCACGAAGGTAAGTGAGCCCTACATGTTTACTGCCTTATCATTTTCCATAAACTAAGATTTGGAAGCTAAATTTGTGGggcttttctcctgttttccaaTAAAAAGCTGTGAAGgtgcatgttttaaaaaaacttttctttatgtGAATTACCATTGCTGGGATCCTGAACGGTtgactaaataaaaaatattttccaaagccTGCGTTGCAGATGTTCATTCTCAGTGTAATACTAATTCTGCTAATGTCTTTGATATGCTCAGTAATTTACCTTCTTGCCTATAGAAAAGTAACTGAAGTTTAACTCCTTGAGGGAGCTTTGTCGTTGAGAAAATACTTTCAGGCCATCCCTGTCCACGTGCAGGGATCCACTTCTGGCTTGTTTTAGAACGGCATGAAAAGAATGGGATAAATTTTACTCTGTATTGGTAGAGCAGATTAAGTTGAAAtgaacactttttaaatttatttttaaaccaacagCTAAGCAAAAGGTGGACAGAGTTTATGCCAGCTCTGAGTGCAGGTCTGAGTTTGCATATACGTATGAAGTTTTACATATTTAGCTTATGGGAGGTGGGGGGACCAGTTACTCTTAGTGAtgagctgcattttttaattattctaaaCCTGTAGGAACTGATTAACTCTAGCCTTGTAGTAGTTTGTTAGCTAGCTAATATATGTACCTGGTATTCCACTCTCCTGTGTGAAATGTTCTCAAGATCTGTGAATTTTCCAAAGGCTTCTTAAAACCATATAGCTACCTTTAATGGAAGATACTGTGCAATTTGTTTCACCCAATTTATACTGCATTGCAAGTGAATTTCTTCTTAGGTGGAGAAGAGTTGTGGCCTGTGTTTTCACTGACTTTCTGCTCTAGTTGTCTGCTGTGACCATAACTACTGTGTGTCTGATCAGTCTTATAAGACTTTATTATGAACACACAATGATAAATAATGGcaactgaaaatttgaaaagatcACCTCTTGCTTTTGCAATGATCTGTTGAATATCTCTTGCTGTTACAGAAATGTACCATATCTTTTAcacatattttactttgttttcattttagaacTTATTCTTAAAGTTGAGAAATAACTGTTCAGCTCCAAAAGGTATTTACCAGTTTATTTGGTACAACTGATACTATATTAAATCTTACACAGTATAAAGTTCCCACAGAGCCTAAAAGCTGTGTGACAAATGCAGTAGTTTGTGCCTAATGCTTTGTGGAGTGGTgctatttcaaaatacagaacatgGTCTTTTCTTGTTTATACATCTATATCCGTCTACCTGTAtgctaaaaggaaaacaccTCAATGCTTTATCAGCAGCAGCTATGTTTTTTGTTAAAAGGTGCCTTcaaacacaacattttaaaggaacaatGAAGATAGAAGGAGGGTTCATACTTAAAGTTTGTATAATGCACGCTAGCTATAACCAAGGACTTGGATTTCTGAACTTGTATAAAAAGGGAGCGTGTCACATTTTCTATTCCTATGTTTGTGGATGGCAATCACAACGAAGGAAGACGAACACTACATagctttttgaaagaaacacaaacccACTCAAC
This Cygnus atratus isolate AKBS03 ecotype Queensland, Australia chromosome 5, CAtr_DNAZoo_HiC_assembly, whole genome shotgun sequence DNA region includes the following protein-coding sequences:
- the ATP5MJ gene encoding ATP synthase subunit ATP5MJ, mitochondrial; protein product: MVQAMIPKSWRAMRFYFSTIYQEVWVGIALTAYTYYKISYGGKKAVADKSSDHH